Proteins encoded together in one Thermodesulfobacteriota bacterium window:
- a CDS encoding cold shock domain-containing protein — MEGVIKWFDNAKGYGFISVEGWPNVFLHVHEIQTDRSRPLAEGERVQFDVMQTRRGLKAVNVDRVGRA; from the coding sequence GTGGAAGGCGTCATCAAGTGGTTCGACAACGCGAAGGGGTACGGCTTCATCTCCGTGGAAGGTTGGCCGAACGTCTTCTTGCACGTCCACGAGATCCAGACGGATCGATCCCGCCCCCTGGCGGAGGGGGAGCGCGTCCAGTTCGACGTGATGCAGACCCGGCGCGGCCTCAAGGCGGTCAACGTGGACCGCGTGGGCCGCGCGTGA